One part of the Phycisphaerae bacterium genome encodes these proteins:
- a CDS encoding Gfo/Idh/MocA family oxidoreductase: MTNKTSRRRFLKTTIAAGAGFWVSGRPARAAGKSPNEKLGVACVGIGGRGADNVGAMMNERIVALCEVDEVRGGQTFKRLSNVTKFADYRVMFDKLHKQIDAVVVSTPDHMHAPITLAAIELGKHVYCEKPLVRTVAEARRVAEATAKHKVVTQMGNGGNAQSGARRNVELLRAGVLGTVREIHSWSDRPGTFWKQALDRPIETPPVPATLKWDLWLGVAPQRPYHPAYLPGKWRGWYDFGTGAIGDMACHICNVAFWGLDLRDPTAIECECSEPYEETYPAWSKVKWEFPGNSDRPGVRLYWYDGGKKPSPELIENRELPDNGMIVVGEKGTLFMPSADGAARVLLPEDKFKDLKQPPRTIPDSPGHHEEWIRNCKNGDLGLDYMSHFGRASVMTESLLLGTVAVRVGKRIEWDAKNRKITNIPEANQYIDPPYRKGW; this comes from the coding sequence ATGACGAACAAAACGAGCCGACGTCGCTTTCTAAAGACCACGATAGCCGCCGGAGCGGGTTTCTGGGTTTCCGGCCGGCCGGCGCGGGCCGCCGGCAAGTCGCCCAACGAGAAGCTCGGCGTTGCCTGTGTGGGAATCGGTGGTCGTGGCGCGGACAATGTTGGGGCAATGATGAACGAGAGAATTGTTGCCTTGTGTGAAGTTGACGAGGTGCGCGGCGGGCAGACCTTCAAGCGGCTTTCGAATGTTACGAAGTTCGCCGACTACCGGGTAATGTTTGACAAGCTGCACAAGCAGATTGATGCGGTTGTAGTCAGCACGCCGGATCACATGCATGCTCCGATCACGCTTGCTGCGATCGAACTCGGCAAGCACGTCTACTGCGAGAAGCCACTGGTTCGCACGGTGGCCGAGGCTCGCCGTGTTGCCGAGGCAACCGCGAAGCACAAGGTGGTGACCCAAATGGGCAACGGAGGCAACGCCCAAAGCGGTGCCCGGCGCAACGTGGAGCTACTGCGGGCCGGGGTACTGGGGACGGTTCGGGAGATACACAGTTGGAGTGATCGGCCGGGTACGTTCTGGAAACAGGCCCTTGACCGTCCGATCGAGACGCCGCCGGTGCCGGCGACGTTGAAATGGGACCTGTGGCTCGGTGTCGCCCCCCAGCGGCCGTACCACCCCGCGTATCTGCCCGGCAAGTGGCGGGGCTGGTATGACTTCGGCACGGGGGCCATCGGCGACATGGCTTGCCACATCTGCAACGTGGCTTTCTGGGGCCTTGATCTGCGCGATCCGACGGCGATCGAATGCGAGTGCTCTGAGCCGTATGAGGAGACCTACCCTGCATGGAGCAAGGTGAAATGGGAGTTTCCGGGCAATTCCGATCGTCCCGGCGTTCGCCTGTACTGGTACGATGGCGGCAAGAAGCCCTCGCCGGAGCTGATCGAGAACCGCGAGCTTCCTGACAACGGCATGATCGTCGTCGGCGAGAAAGGTACGCTATTCATGCCAAGTGCCGACGGCGCTGCCAGGGTACTGCTGCCCGAAGACAAGTTCAAGGACCTCAAGCAGCCGCCGCGGACGATTCCCGACTCGCCGGGTCATCACGAGGAATGGATTCGCAACTGCAAGAACGGCGACCTGGGCCTGGACTACATGAGTCATTTCGGCCGGGCAAGCGTGATGACCGAGTCGCTACTGCTCGGGACCGTGGCCGTCCGCGTCGGCAAACGCATCGAGTGGGACGCCAAGAATCGCAAGATCACGAACATTCCCGAGGCCAATCAGTACATCGACCCGCCATATCGCAAGGGATGGTAG
- a CDS encoding phosphatidate cytidylyltransferase, producing MLWQRIAFGTLMIAVVVGLAWLDGWLSACGLTSLDEGVLGGATRIRLMCGLALTLALALLIMLAVFEMGRLSRQGGHNPATNWAAFVSVLLMLAPWIEAQQKLSSAVPALRLTGGMPLSLFLLTGGILGASLCILARKTTERAFSNLAVTCLMMLYLGLLGSFVIRIRCLDAGPAGAALVIFFILTVKAADIGAYFTGIACGKHKLAPWVSPGKTIEGAAGAVVLAAFAACAAIWLWECCLDSTLGPPPFSLAQAVIFGLVTAVCGHLGDLVESLMKRDLGSKDSGQVVPAFGGLLDILDSPVFTAPIAWWLLTFFGRIG from the coding sequence ATGCTCTGGCAACGTATTGCGTTCGGGACCTTGATGATCGCCGTCGTTGTGGGCCTCGCCTGGCTCGATGGCTGGCTTTCGGCGTGCGGCTTAACCTCGCTCGATGAAGGCGTGCTTGGCGGCGCTACCAGGATCCGGCTGATGTGCGGGCTGGCCCTGACACTGGCCTTGGCCCTGCTGATCATGCTGGCCGTTTTCGAGATGGGCCGGCTCAGCCGGCAAGGAGGCCACAATCCGGCCACCAACTGGGCTGCGTTTGTGTCGGTCCTGCTGATGCTCGCGCCTTGGATCGAGGCTCAGCAGAAGCTGTCGTCCGCGGTGCCTGCTCTCCGCCTCACAGGAGGCATGCCGCTCTCACTGTTCCTCCTTACCGGCGGCATCCTGGGAGCCTCCCTGTGTATCCTCGCACGCAAGACCACCGAGAGGGCCTTCTCCAACTTGGCCGTCACATGCTTAATGATGCTCTATCTCGGACTCCTGGGCTCATTTGTCATCCGAATTCGTTGCCTTGATGCCGGACCAGCCGGTGCAGCCTTGGTCATCTTCTTCATCCTGACCGTAAAAGCCGCTGACATCGGGGCGTACTTCACAGGCATCGCCTGCGGAAAACACAAGCTAGCGCCTTGGGTCAGTCCCGGAAAGACCATCGAAGGGGCTGCAGGTGCGGTTGTCCTTGCGGCTTTTGCTGCCTGCGCGGCCATCTGGCTTTGGGAGTGCTGCCTGGACTCCACTCTTGGGCCGCCCCCTTTCAGCCTCGCGCAAGCCGTTATTTTTGGGCTGGTTACGGCCGTTTGTGGCCACCTGGGAGACCTCGTTGAGTCGCTGATGAAGCGGGATCTCGGCAGCAAAGACTCCGGACAAGTCGTTCCGGCCTTCGGCGGATTGCTGGATATCCTGGATTCACCAGTGTTTACGGCTCCGATCGCATGGTGGTTGCTGACATTCTTCGGCCGTATCGGTTAA
- a CDS encoding sigma-70 family RNA polymerase sigma factor — protein sequence MANYHHGPMAELAHQLALSPVRLRLRQLDAIEHLVDIIEPDKSYPYDFVCNHITDYTPRGGLQRTMQGKSLIEDLVQMVEDLSSSPVLPAGIFRPCYTTEELAARLKVSTKTVCRWRRRGLPGRKLRYPDGTVRMAFLDRCVVRFVVRHRDLVRRGAAFKQLSEDEKRRIVELARSILRERRVRLHELSQMIAAQIGRAVETVRYTLRRYDHAHPNEALFGNGDQPLVAPEMMAIYDLVAAGVPVTKVAEQTGRSESEIRSIVREVRVRQLAAKEISYIYNAEFDAPGADRLILGRHRIPEPARLKRVQPPKDLPPYLQDLYRQPLLTPEQERDMFRRYNYVKFKADRLRKKLDATKATDGELDAVESLLAESERLKNEILRANLRLVVSIARRHVGRSSCFFEVVSDGNLSLMRAVEKFDYARGFKFSTYASWAIMRNYARSIPEQMYQSSKLVTGSDEALAVAPAPDTTSRDTMLEGARHLVQKGLQLLTARERDIVVRHYGLDDRHDPMTLDQIGGLFGVTKERVRQIERQAIAKLRRALGDGQEAFVEA from the coding sequence ATGGCCAATTACCACCACGGGCCCATGGCGGAGCTCGCCCACCAGCTTGCGCTGTCACCGGTCAGACTGCGTCTCAGACAGCTTGACGCCATTGAGCATCTCGTCGATATCATCGAACCTGACAAGAGCTACCCATACGACTTCGTCTGCAATCACATTACCGACTACACTCCGCGCGGCGGACTGCAGCGCACCATGCAGGGCAAGTCACTTATCGAGGATCTTGTCCAGATGGTGGAGGATCTGAGTTCCTCGCCTGTGCTGCCGGCCGGCATCTTTCGACCCTGCTACACCACCGAGGAACTCGCCGCTCGCCTGAAGGTTTCGACCAAGACGGTCTGCCGCTGGCGTCGACGCGGATTGCCCGGACGAAAGCTGCGTTATCCGGACGGCACGGTCAGGATGGCTTTCCTCGATCGATGCGTGGTCCGATTTGTGGTACGCCACCGGGATCTGGTACGGCGAGGCGCGGCCTTCAAGCAGCTTAGTGAAGATGAGAAGCGACGAATTGTCGAGCTGGCGCGATCGATCCTTCGTGAGCGTCGCGTCCGTCTGCACGAGCTGTCACAGATGATCGCCGCGCAGATCGGCCGAGCCGTGGAAACCGTCCGTTATACGTTGCGGCGATACGATCACGCCCATCCGAACGAGGCCCTGTTCGGCAACGGCGATCAGCCGCTGGTCGCGCCGGAAATGATGGCGATTTATGATCTCGTCGCGGCGGGCGTGCCTGTGACGAAAGTTGCGGAACAAACCGGCCGATCGGAAAGCGAAATCCGATCGATTGTTCGCGAAGTCCGCGTCCGTCAGCTCGCGGCCAAGGAGATATCCTACATCTACAACGCCGAATTCGATGCCCCCGGAGCGGACCGTCTCATTCTCGGTCGCCATCGCATCCCGGAGCCGGCCCGTCTCAAGCGCGTCCAGCCTCCGAAAGACCTCCCTCCTTACCTTCAGGATCTCTATCGCCAGCCCCTGCTCACACCCGAGCAGGAGCGAGACATGTTCCGGCGTTACAATTACGTCAAGTTCAAAGCCGACCGACTTCGCAAGAAACTCGACGCCACTAAAGCCACCGACGGCGAACTTGATGCCGTTGAATCCCTCTTGGCCGAGTCGGAGCGCCTCAAAAATGAGATTCTGCGGGCCAACCTGCGTCTGGTCGTCAGCATCGCCCGCCGGCACGTCGGTCGGTCTTCCTGCTTTTTCGAGGTCGTCAGCGACGGGAATCTCTCTCTCATGCGAGCGGTCGAGAAATTCGACTACGCGCGGGGCTTCAAGTTCAGTACATACGCCTCCTGGGCCATCATGCGGAATTACGCCCGGAGCATCCCGGAGCAGATGTACCAGTCCAGCAAGCTCGTGACCGGCTCGGACGAGGCCTTGGCGGTCGCCCCGGCACCGGATACCACGAGCCGCGATACCATGCTCGAAGGTGCTCGTCATCTCGTGCAGAAGGGTTTGCAGCTGCTGACCGCCCGGGAGCGCGACATCGTTGTGCGACATTACGGCCTTGACGACCGGCACGACCCCATGACCCTGGATCAGATCGGCGGCTTGTTCGGCGTCACGAAGGAGCGGGTCCGCCAGATCGAGCGACAGGCCATCGCGAAGCTCCGCCGGGCTCTGGGCGACGGGCAAGAGGCGTTTGTTGAGGCCTGA
- a CDS encoding hemolysin family protein encodes MLSIEFWIGLVLLLVLVLATTANTSVRHFSRLRLQKELEKRGRSDLFPRLIDNQVALLFCSSLLRICCIIALVLLIEHVFRNTPAGARVGMDHEFLAHYGITFLSALLLVMVFGVAIPNAWARYDADRFLATGLPTLMVLQKMLLPLVSFQHAVNWIARRLAGIPDDSDVQDEVEEIEKEILGVVSEGEATGVVHEKYASMIERIMQFRDKTVGQIMTPRTDIVAIPSTATQEEAKELITREGHSRIPVYDENIDDIRGVLYAKDLLTLSEIDSFDPLEMMRKVPFVPESKPIADLLQELREQKVHLAIVLDEYGGTAGLVTIEDIIEEIVGDIADEYETPAPESIRRIDENTIEVDARVRIDEINEQLRTELPEGEDYDTVGGFVFSALGKIPETGEELSYQNVKFRVIDAEQRRINRLRVQVTPDRTQT; translated from the coding sequence GTGCTTAGTATAGAGTTCTGGATCGGGCTTGTCCTGCTGCTGGTGCTCGTGCTGGCCACCACCGCCAACACGTCGGTGCGACATTTCTCGCGCCTTCGGCTGCAGAAGGAACTCGAGAAGCGCGGACGTTCAGACTTGTTTCCCCGGTTGATCGACAACCAGGTCGCGCTGCTGTTCTGCTCATCGTTGCTGCGCATCTGCTGCATCATCGCCCTTGTCCTCCTGATCGAGCATGTCTTCCGCAACACCCCGGCCGGCGCTCGCGTCGGCATGGATCACGAATTCCTTGCTCATTATGGCATTACGTTCCTCAGTGCGTTGCTCCTGGTCATGGTGTTCGGGGTCGCGATTCCCAACGCCTGGGCTCGCTACGACGCCGACAGATTCCTGGCCACCGGTCTCCCGACGCTCATGGTCCTCCAGAAAATGCTCCTGCCGCTGGTCTCCTTTCAGCACGCCGTGAACTGGATCGCGCGAAGGCTGGCGGGCATACCGGACGACAGCGACGTCCAGGACGAAGTGGAGGAAATCGAAAAGGAGATTCTGGGCGTGGTCAGCGAAGGCGAGGCCACGGGAGTCGTACACGAGAAATACGCGTCAATGATCGAGCGGATCATGCAGTTCCGCGACAAGACCGTCGGTCAGATCATGACCCCTCGAACGGACATCGTCGCGATTCCCTCGACCGCCACCCAGGAGGAAGCCAAAGAGCTCATCACCCGGGAAGGACACTCGCGAATTCCCGTGTACGACGAGAACATCGATGACATCCGCGGCGTCCTCTACGCCAAAGATCTGCTGACCCTCAGCGAAATTGACAGCTTCGACCCTCTTGAGATGATGCGCAAAGTGCCCTTTGTGCCCGAGTCCAAGCCCATAGCCGACCTCCTGCAGGAACTGCGCGAACAGAAGGTGCATCTGGCGATCGTTCTCGACGAATACGGCGGAACGGCAGGACTGGTGACCATCGAGGACATCATTGAAGAAATCGTCGGTGATATCGCCGATGAATACGAGACGCCGGCACCCGAGTCCATACGCCGGATCGACGAAAACACTATCGAGGTCGATGCCCGGGTCCGCATAGATGAAATCAACGAACAACTGCGCACCGAGCTGCCGGAAGGTGAGGATTATGACACCGTGGGCGGTTTCGTCTTCAGCGCCCTGGGCAAGATCCCCGAAACCGGCGAGGAGTTGTCGTATCAGAACGTGAAGTTCCGGGTTATCGATGCAGAGCAACGGCGCATCAACCGGTTGCGGGTACAGGTAACCCCCGACCGAACCCAGACATGA
- the ybeY gene encoding rRNA maturation RNase YbeY — MRTKTHATQTGSADCRITARRFATCHEVNTSRIVQAVRAALGNRPCRSLAVVIVDDARIAQLHRQFMADPTPTDVLTFDLRDDLINGPIEGEVVVSVETARRQARRYRTEPDQELLRYAIHGTLHLVGFDDRTPSERRRMRREEDRILVQLAGKGPGTGKRMRPRRARPRHPQETVGRA; from the coding sequence GTGAGAACCAAGACACACGCAACCCAGACCGGTTCTGCTGATTGCCGCATCACGGCCCGCCGGTTCGCCACATGCCACGAGGTCAACACCAGCCGGATCGTGCAGGCAGTGCGGGCCGCGCTCGGTAACCGGCCGTGCCGCAGCCTGGCCGTCGTCATCGTGGACGACGCCCGGATCGCCCAACTACACCGGCAGTTCATGGCCGACCCGACTCCCACCGATGTGTTGACCTTTGATCTTAGAGATGATCTCATCAACGGCCCGATCGAGGGCGAAGTTGTCGTTTCGGTCGAGACGGCCAGACGTCAGGCGAGACGGTATCGCACCGAGCCGGATCAGGAGTTGCTCAGATACGCAATTCACGGCACATTGCACCTCGTCGGCTTCGATGATCGTACGCCCTCCGAGCGACGACGAATGCGCAGAGAGGAAGATCGAATTCTGGTGCAACTCGCTGGCAAGGGGCCCGGAACGGGAAAACGGATGCGGCCGCGCCGGGCAAGACCCAGGCATCCGCAAGAGACTGTCGGTCGTGCTTAG
- a CDS encoding PhoH family protein, with amino-acid sequence MELTITLNDARKRNALFGSADRHLRQIRGAFGIQLSARDSTVKLSGAAHAVGQAASVIDFLQRAVRDSDELTDEQVSEAIGYVIQLNNPENRDEDIIEVYSRTTVTRPRTDGQRAYVQAMRGHDLVFCVGPAGSGKTYLAVAVAVSMLKAGTVKRIVLVRPAVEAGEKLGFLPGDMQAKVNPYLRPLFDAMGDMMTFEQIRRFMENDVIEIAPLAFMRGRTLNNAVVILDEAQNTTRLQMLMFLTRLGHHSKMIVTGDDSQIDLLDPESSGISDALRRLRCIPGIAIIRLEKQDIVRHRLVQDIVNAYANGKP; translated from the coding sequence TTGGAACTTACCATAACGCTGAACGACGCTCGCAAGCGGAATGCCCTTTTCGGTTCGGCAGACCGCCATCTGAGACAGATCCGGGGTGCGTTCGGCATACAGCTTAGCGCAAGGGACTCGACCGTCAAGTTGTCAGGTGCCGCCCACGCCGTCGGACAGGCTGCATCGGTCATCGACTTTCTGCAACGTGCGGTCCGCGATTCGGACGAACTGACGGACGAGCAGGTCTCCGAGGCCATCGGGTACGTCATCCAGTTGAACAATCCCGAGAACCGCGATGAGGATATCATCGAGGTCTACAGCCGTACGACCGTCACGCGGCCCCGGACAGATGGACAGCGAGCCTACGTTCAGGCCATGCGCGGCCACGATCTGGTCTTCTGCGTCGGGCCCGCCGGAAGCGGCAAGACCTACTTGGCGGTGGCCGTGGCAGTCTCGATGCTCAAGGCCGGAACCGTCAAGCGGATCGTACTGGTGCGGCCGGCGGTTGAAGCCGGCGAGAAACTCGGCTTTCTGCCCGGCGACATGCAGGCCAAGGTCAACCCTTATTTGCGCCCGCTCTTCGACGCAATGGGCGACATGATGACCTTCGAGCAGATCCGGCGATTCATGGAAAATGACGTCATCGAGATCGCTCCTCTGGCCTTCATGCGAGGTCGAACGCTCAACAACGCTGTTGTGATTCTTGATGAAGCCCAGAACACGACGCGGCTGCAAATGCTGATGTTCCTGACGCGACTGGGACACCACAGCAAGATGATCGTGACGGGCGACGACAGCCAAATCGACCTCCTGGATCCGGAGTCGAGCGGAATCAGCGACGCGTTGCGACGTCTTCGGTGCATCCCCGGGATCGCCATTATCAGGCTGGAAAAGCAGGACATCGTCCGGCACCGGCTGGTTCAGGATATCGTCAACGCCTACGCTAACGGGAAACCATGA
- a CDS encoding HDIG domain-containing protein encodes MSLRRRVRPSSLLMGVVFYIGVLVVQFWGSDTMPWSLQQLVDRDINARVDFFYEDQAATEANRQKARDGAPSVFVFDAGTAQVEPQTVIRTQMHELRELVAKAENSDAKAIRDQAAAKGWMLDDGAVSALRAFAPAARKAEYERMVDALLSRLLIVNTPEDPNRKSTPPKVLLRTKDKNGATTDKEVGSDLLIYLPKAKDTKIDDQIMAAMHGVRSCPEALHKPFADIVLKVVAGPAKDKPSYTPFWQYNAALTAEQMNAAAELVKEEIVSYKAGTTLVGAKTVLGPAELNLLKHEHKAYLEAQKTDPVLRQRRLLRQLGTAVVVLIVVTGFAAYVVSYRPRITEVPSRTLALTGLLLTMIVLSHLVDRLQGFGSDFPAETCVFFVVIASALLTIAYDQRFGFGVAAVLTVLTTLTVDGDFNLFLNYMTAAGVTVALLKDIRTRSKIIAVGAITAVATALVSAATSLVAEQPWLYIVTRAALSGSMALFAGFIVQGILPHFEKVFGVATSMTLLEWCDASKPLLRRLAQETPGTYSHSLVLSQMAEEACETIGAHGLLARVGALYHDIGKAQKPDYFVENQEARMNRHDRLSPTLSLLIIVGHVKDGIEMARAYGLPRVLHQFINEHHGTTVVRYFHHMASEAAAKSPLKGKHDRQVSESEFRYPGPKPRSKESAILMLCDACEGAVRALNEPTPGRIESTVHHVVMDRLNDGQFDDCEINLRELSLVEQSIVRSLCAIHHGRIKYPKADRPAPPRAPVPENEAGAMRNGAADVPEVVEQA; translated from the coding sequence ATGAGCCTGCGACGCAGGGTTCGCCCCTCGTCATTGCTGATGGGGGTGGTTTTCTACATCGGCGTCCTTGTGGTTCAATTCTGGGGCAGCGATACGATGCCCTGGAGCCTCCAGCAACTCGTCGACCGGGACATCAACGCACGCGTCGATTTCTTCTACGAGGATCAGGCGGCGACAGAAGCCAACCGCCAGAAAGCGCGCGACGGGGCGCCATCCGTCTTCGTGTTCGACGCCGGTACCGCGCAGGTGGAACCTCAGACGGTGATTCGCACTCAGATGCATGAGCTGCGCGAATTGGTCGCCAAAGCCGAGAACTCCGACGCCAAGGCGATCCGGGACCAAGCGGCCGCCAAAGGTTGGATGCTGGACGACGGCGCGGTGTCGGCACTGCGGGCTTTCGCACCAGCCGCCAGGAAGGCTGAGTATGAGCGGATGGTCGATGCCCTCCTGTCACGGCTGTTGATCGTCAACACACCCGAAGATCCGAACCGCAAATCGACGCCTCCAAAAGTGTTGCTGAGAACGAAGGACAAGAACGGGGCCACTACCGACAAAGAAGTAGGTAGCGATCTGCTCATTTATCTGCCGAAAGCAAAGGATACAAAGATCGATGATCAGATCATGGCAGCGATGCACGGCGTTCGCTCCTGCCCGGAGGCGCTGCACAAACCGTTTGCGGATATCGTCCTCAAGGTAGTCGCCGGACCGGCCAAAGACAAGCCTTCCTACACTCCGTTCTGGCAGTACAACGCGGCCCTGACGGCGGAGCAAATGAACGCCGCCGCCGAACTCGTCAAAGAGGAAATCGTCTCCTACAAGGCGGGAACGACCCTCGTCGGGGCCAAAACCGTGCTCGGACCGGCCGAGCTGAACCTGCTGAAGCACGAACACAAAGCCTATCTTGAGGCTCAGAAAACGGATCCTGTCCTGCGGCAGCGGAGACTGTTGCGACAGCTCGGCACGGCCGTCGTTGTACTGATCGTGGTGACCGGGTTTGCCGCCTACGTCGTGTCCTACCGCCCCAGGATTACCGAGGTTCCTTCGCGGACACTGGCCCTGACCGGTTTGCTCCTGACCATGATCGTTCTGAGCCACTTGGTGGACCGTCTCCAGGGCTTTGGCAGCGACTTTCCGGCCGAGACCTGTGTCTTTTTCGTGGTTATTGCCTCCGCTCTGCTGACGATCGCCTACGACCAGAGGTTCGGCTTCGGCGTCGCGGCGGTGCTGACGGTGCTGACGACGCTCACCGTAGACGGCGATTTCAACCTCTTCCTCAACTACATGACGGCCGCAGGCGTCACCGTGGCACTGCTGAAGGACATTCGCACTCGCAGCAAGATCATCGCCGTAGGGGCGATCACCGCCGTCGCCACCGCCCTGGTGTCGGCGGCGACCAGCCTTGTGGCCGAGCAACCATGGCTCTATATCGTGACCCGCGCCGCCCTGTCAGGGAGCATGGCTCTCTTCGCCGGCTTCATCGTGCAGGGCATTCTGCCGCATTTCGAGAAAGTGTTTGGCGTTGCGACGAGCATGACGCTGCTCGAGTGGTGTGACGCGAGCAAGCCTTTGCTTCGGCGCCTGGCCCAGGAAACGCCGGGCACGTACAGCCACTCGCTGGTCCTGAGCCAGATGGCCGAAGAGGCCTGTGAGACGATCGGTGCCCACGGCCTGCTGGCCCGCGTGGGCGCGCTCTATCACGACATTGGCAAGGCCCAGAAACCGGATTACTTCGTCGAGAATCAGGAGGCAAGGATGAACCGGCACGACCGCCTCTCGCCGACCTTGAGCCTGCTGATCATCGTTGGACACGTCAAAGACGGCATTGAGATGGCCCGCGCCTATGGTTTGCCGCGTGTGCTTCATCAGTTTATCAACGAGCACCACGGAACGACTGTGGTACGATACTTCCATCACATGGCCAGCGAGGCGGCCGCGAAGAGCCCGTTGAAGGGCAAGCACGACCGTCAGGTTTCTGAAAGCGAGTTCCGCTACCCCGGTCCCAAGCCGCGATCAAAGGAATCAGCAATCCTCATGCTGTGCGATGCCTGCGAAGGCGCCGTCCGGGCCCTGAACGAGCCCACGCCCGGCCGCATCGAAAGCACGGTCCATCACGTGGTCATGGACCGTCTGAACGACGGTCAGTTCGACGACTGCGAGATCAACCTCCGCGAGTTGAGCCTGGTCGAGCAGTCCATCGTCAGGAGCCTGTGCGCCATTCATCACGGACGGATCAAATACCCGAAGGCCGATCGCCCGGCGCCGCCAAGAGCTCCCGTCCCGGAAAACGAAGCCGGCGCGATGCGCAACGGCGCGGCCGACGTGCCGGAGGTAGTCGAGCAGGCGTGA